From the Silurus meridionalis isolate SWU-2019-XX chromosome 5, ASM1480568v1, whole genome shotgun sequence genome, one window contains:
- the gins3 gene encoding DNA replication complex GINS protein PSF3 yields the protein MDTQSYMPVPPGVGMEENFLSLDDILLSHERLPCKTDTSFPKLGFLEKTSESHDIPENTKMEMPLWMAKGLYERKRHVISVDLPKVYREGWRTVFGADANMVDLHKMGPYYYGLGSQILHFENAENPEIAQSILQTFIGRFRRTMDSSQNAYNEDMSALLERLDCLERALFRSGQNGLNAFQLWERGRASQLTASSLVTNYRKRKITELHS from the exons ATGGATACACAGTCCTACATGCCTGTTCCTCCAGGGGTTGGGATGGAGGAGAACTTCTTATCGCTGGACGACATTTTGCTGTCACATGAGCGGCTTCCCTGCAAAACAGACACATCCTTCCCTAAACTCGGATTTCTGGAGAAAACCAGCGAATCACACGATATACCCGAG AATACTAAGATGGAGATGCCTCTGTGGATGGCGAAGGGTCTGTATGAGAGGAAGAGGCATGTGATCTCAGTGGATCTGCCCAAAGTGTACCGCGAGGGGTGGAGGACGGTTTTCGGTGCTGATGCCAACATGGTGGATCTTCACAAGATGGGTCCTTATTACTACGGCCTGGGATCTCAGATCCTGCACTTTGAGAATGCAGAAAACCCAGAGATCGCCCAGTCTATTCTACAG ACATTTATCGGCCGTTTCCGCCGCACCATGGACTCGTCCCAGAACGCATATAACGAGGACATGTCTGCGCTTCTGGAGCGGCTGGACTGCCTGGAGAGGGCGCTGTTCCGCTCGGGCCAGAACGGCCTTAACGCCTTCCAGCTATGGGAGAGAGGCAGAGCATCCCAGCTCACTGCCTCCAGCCTGGTCACTAACTACCGCAAGAGGAAGATCACAGAGCTGCATTCCTGA